The segment GGGTGAGGAGCGGGACGACCTCTTCCTCCGTACCCTGCGCTACCGCAGATAGGCAGCCCCAGCAGCGGTTCGACAGACAGTGTGGCGGCGCTCTATGCCGAGCGCCGCTCTGGCTTTACTTCACCCCCGCCGGCGGCTCAACCCCTCTTGACCTGTATGTCTGCCATGGCCCGCGCCAGTTCGTCGGCGCCGAATGGCTTCGGCAACACCGGTTGACCGGCGCTGCGAAGAAACTCGCTGGTGTCAACGCTGGCCATGTCTCCGGTGACAAAGATCACCTTCGAAGCCTGCTCAGGCCGCTCGGTGCGCAGCTGTTCCCACAGAGCGATGCCGCTCATGCCGGGCATCCTGATGTCTGAGATGATCACGTCGTAGCGGCCCGACTCCAGCCGCTGCAGAGCCTCCACCGCGCTCCCCACTGATTCCACCTGACATCCCTTCTTGGTGAGCAATCGGTGGAGAACGGCGGCCACCGCCACCTCGTCCTCCACCACCAGCACCCGCGTGCCGGCGTAGATCTCGGGCGGGGGCTCCGCCGGCTTATCCACCGAGGCGACAACCTTCTGCACCGGAAGCTCGATTATGAAGGTGGCTCCGCCACCCGGGGGGCTGTCCACCCAGATGCGTCCCCCGTGCCCACTGACGATGCCGTAGCAGATGGACAGCCCCAGACCCGTGCCGACGCCGACCTCTTTCGTGGTGAAGAAGGGATCGAATATCCGCCCGGCGATCTCTGGTGCCACGCCCGGACCATCGTCCTCTATGGATATCCGGATCACATCGGGCCGAGCTAGCCGACTGGTGACCGTGATCTTGCCTCGATCCCTGATGCTCCTGATGGCTTGGTGCGCGTTCATGATCACGTTCAAGAACACTTGCTGGAGCTGAGAGCTATCCGCTGCCGTGAAGGGCAGATCGGGCTCGAGCTGCGTCTCTACCGTGATGTTGTCCACCCGAAGCTGGTAAGCCTGTATCTCGATGGTCTGGCGGATGATCTCGTTCACATCCACCATGCGCCTCTCAGTGCGCTGCCTTCTAGCGAACGTGAGCAGGTTGCGCACGATGCGGCGGGAGCGCTCGGCCGAGCGCAGTATGTTCTCCACGTCCTTGCGCGTCTGCTCATCGGCGAGCTCGGAGCGCAGAAGCTCAGCGTAGCCGATGACCGCAGTCAGAGGGTTGTTCAGTTCATGCGCCACACCACTCACCAACTCGCCCACCGCCGACAGCTTCTCGGCTTGGACTAGCTGGTCCTGCATCTCCTGAAGCTTGCGCATCTCTGCCCGCAGATGGTCGTAGAGGTCGGCATTCTCCATGCTGACCCCTATCTGCCCCGCCAGCGTGGCAGCGATCTCCAGATCCTCTCGGCTGAAGAGGGCATCCTTGAGCTTCTGGCCCAGCACGACAACGCCTCGCAGGGCCCCCTTGACCACCACCGGAGCCCAGAGGGCTAGACGCTCGTCGTCAAGTAGCTGCCGCTCCACCGGATCAAGAGCCACGCCTTGCAGTCTTTGCTGCAGCCCTTCTCTCCTCTGAGGCGAGCCATGGTCCACCAGGCTCCGAGCCAGGGCTCCATCCATGTCCAGCCCGGCGCCAGCATCCAGCACTGGGTTGGCCCAGCCTGCGCTCGCCTCCAGTGCCAGGTGCCCGCCATCCTTGCGAGTGCTCAGAAGCATGGCTCCTGCCAGGTTCATCCGCCGACACAGAGTCTGGACCACCACCGCGCCCAACTCGTCCCGGCCCACCGCCTGGGTCAGGTCGCGCGACATCTCCGACACCACGGACTGGAAGTCATATGCCTGGCCATAGAAGGCGTGATGCACCAGACGCCGGGACCCACTGATGACGGGTACGTTCATCACCGCCAGCAGCACTGCTCCCAGCACCATACCCCCCATGATGGCGCTCTCCCCACCGCCCGGCCAGGCCAGCCGGGTCACCCACACGCAGCATAGCATAGTGGAGACGAACACCAGACCGCTGATGACGGCGGCCGACACCGGTGGGAGGACCGTCTCTAACCCGTAGAAGCGACGCCGAGTGATGGCGAAGCCGTGGTACAACGGCAACACGGTGAGAAACAGGAGAGAGATCTCGGCCGACACAACCGCCCGGCCCATGAGGAACCGGGGGATCAAGTAGAGACCAAAGAGAGGCAGAACTGATACGACCAACCCGAGTAGTGAGATTCGAGTGGCGGATCTTGCGCTTGCGTCAACGGTGCGCCGGAAGGACTGCCAGACGATGCACACGCCCAAGGCCGCCGACCCCAGAAGCACCAGGAGACTGACCTGATAGGCGAGGTACCCATATCCCGAGCCGAGCAGATCCGGAGTCGGCAGGAGCAGCACCGGCACTAGCAGGATCGCCGCCACGCCGACGGAGGCCCACCGCACTGCTCTGACCCAGAACTCATCCCGGAATAGGGGGAAGCTGGAGGAGATGAACAAGACGCTCGGCACCAGAAGGACCAGACAAGCCTCGAAGCCTCGAATGGCCCATCCCAGCTGGGCCCCGGACAGGGACCCACAAGCAATGGCCCCCGCCAAGAGTTGGTAGAAGAGCGTGAACGAGAGCCCGGCCCGGGAACGCCGCTCGCCCACTGAGAAGGCCAGGCTCAAGACTGAGAAGAGCAGGGCTGTGCCTAGGTTGCTGAGCTTGAGGACGAGATCGCCCGCCGGGCGGGCGCCCAGCAGCATGGTCATCGTGGTGACCTCGCCCTGCCGTCGAACCGTTACCTCAACTGGATCCCCCACTTCCTCTGGGTAGAGGGGGAAGCGTTGCTCGGGCGGCACACCATTGAGCTCGAGGACCTCGTCTCCTATACGGATGCCGGCGCTGTGGGCAGGGCCGCCTTCGACGACTCGTACCACGGCAAACTGCGGCCCCATCCACTGCATGCCATCCCAAGGGGACTCGATCTGGTGCTGCAGACCAAGCGCCACCACTGCCAGCACCGGCAGCGCACCCAGGATACCCAGCCAGTCCAGTGTTCTGGGTACCACACCCCGAGTGAGCCTGAGGACGTATCCCCACATGGCGAGCCGGGTCAGGCGCAGAGGGTGTCGCCCCCGGCCGGGTCGAGCCGGTCAAGCACTCCGGCCAGCGCCCGCACTCCGGGCGACGATGACAGCAGCACAGAAGAGGAAAGCAGACTGCGAGCGCGCAGTGCCCCGGCCGAGGCCCGAATGGACAGATACCTCATGGCGCCCATGCCTTCCAGAAGCAGACACAGGGACTCAGCGGCTTCGGAGTCACCATTGCCGGCCGCAGCGGCCAGAGAGGTAAGAGACTGCACCTCTTCCTCGTTGCCCACGGAGAGACCGTAGGCCAGCGGGAGCGCCACCGAGCGAATGTCGCCCACGTCCCGTGCTCGTAGCCCCAGTGCATCATCCATCAATTGCACCGTCTCGCCGATGCACTGACCCAGCTCCGTCAGGACCTCCACTGCCTCCGCGCTCGCGCCCCCAGAGATCGCGCCAGCGCGACAGGCAAGAGCGAAGGGACGGGCGCCTTTCTTCTGCAGCACTTCCCACGCCCAGGGCAGCACCTTCTCGCCCTCTGGCGGGGGCTGCATCCCCAACTCCTGCCCTGCGGCTACCTCGAGGCTGTATCGGTAGAACTCGGCCGCCAGAGAGACCCTAGTGGAGGACTGGCCATCAGCGCCAGAGCCAGCCAGGCACCCCTGGGCGGCGAACACCAGGCTGGTCGCCGTGTTCAGGATGCTGGGGGTAGAGACAGCGGAACCCAGGATGCTGGGATCGCCGTCCTGGAGGTCATCCAACAGCTTGGCTGCTAGGTAGAGGCCACACCAAGCAGCAGCGACATCAAGGGTAAGGCGACTTGCGCCGCCGACAGCCTCGGCCGCCCAGACGGGCAGCAACACCGGGAAGTCACGGGTAATGGCTCGCCCCCACGCCCGCCTGACCAACTGACCGAGGCGGCCCCGGGGAAGTGGAGAGACGGGCTCGATCGCCTCTTGGAGGCGGTCGCACACCTCCTGCCTCGTCAATGCGGCCTCCTCCTTGATCACTCGGCCGGTCACACAGGAGCATCCGTCGGCCAGAACCGGCGTCCCGCTGCTCGCCCCCTGCTCACCGAATACAGAGTGATACAGGCCGGCAGATCAGCCCGTCTTCTCACCGGCCGCCACCGGCCCTGGTGTTGCCTTCTGGGCTACTCCACTGGGGCAGTCTCTTCCGCGGGAGAGGCGCCGTTACTGCCCACCAGCCCTTTCCACTCTCCGTGTAAGCCTTCCTCGGTGACGCCGTAATAGTAGTGAGTCGCCCCCGATTCGTCCAGCTGAGTCAGGTTGTACTTGGTCCGGTTACCGCGCTTGTACGACTTCCACAGCCCCAGATCGCCCTCCCACTTTACGGGCGGCTGCTGCCGGGACGCCTTCTCATGCTCCTTGATGGCATAGCGCCACAGGCGTCGAGCGGACTCCTTGGTCACGTCGCGCACCACGCTACGATTGCGCAAGTCTCGCAGAGCGTGATACCGGATCCCCTTGCGCTCCTCCGTGCTCACCACCTCCACGCCAGTACGCGGAGGGGCCACTCGGAACGACGCCGCCTCGCGCGCGCCCGAACCATTGCCGCTGTCATCGCCGCCCTGGGCCTCACCTGACTGACGGGAGATGATCTGCACGATCTCGTCCCGTACAGCCAGGCTGGTCTCCGTCTCCTGCCGCACGTAGATCTTGCTCCCCTCCAGCGTGTACGGCTTGGACGGCCCGTTGGGCACCGACACTCGAAGCACGGTCTTGCCCTTCGTCTTCATGGGCGTGATGGCCACCTCCAGCGACGGCGTTATCCGGCGCTGGATGTCGGCCTTCAGCGTGGCCATCGCCTCCTCGACCCGGTCCACCCCTTTCACTGGAGCAGAAGGACGGCCCGAGACGCCCACGTAGGTGGTGCCGCCGTTCGTGTTGGCGAAGGCCACCACGTCGCGGAGGATGGCATGCAGCCTCCCCCCGCGTCGGCTCATGCTCTCGTGGAACGATTGCACGATGCTGGGGCCGGCCTCACGAGCAGCCTGCACGTAGTCGAAGGGCTCGCGCGCGGCCCGGTAGGGCCGCATGCGGGCGAAGTCCTCGCTCTCGAACACCTGCTTCAGTGCCTCGAAACTCACTTCAGGCAGGAGCACCTCCATGGCCCGCCCACCGACTCCAAACTGCGACCGGTCGGTAGGGTCGTCGTCCAACCGATGCGCGTCGGACCCCTGCACTATGTGCATGCGCCTGGGATACTCAGGACGCGAGCCATCGAAGAACTCGGCAGTGCGGTGACGACGGCCGCTCTCGAGATCCGTAACCTCAAGCGCATGCAAGTTCCGATCCTGGGTGAAGGCAATCTTCGTCTGGCCGCCGAAGTTCAGCCCCTGCAGCGCCACCCCATGCGTGGAGTTCGCATGCGCGGCAATGACGATGCCGCCAGCCTCCCTCAGCATCCGGTAGGCGGTGAGCACGTCT is part of the Anaerolineae bacterium genome and harbors:
- a CDS encoding response regulator gives rise to the protein MVPRTLDWLGILGALPVLAVVALGLQHQIESPWDGMQWMGPQFAVVRVVEGGPAHSAGIRIGDEVLELNGVPPEQRFPLYPEEVGDPVEVTVRRQGEVTTMTMLLGARPAGDLVLKLSNLGTALLFSVLSLAFSVGERRSRAGLSFTLFYQLLAGAIACGSLSGAQLGWAIRGFEACLVLLVPSVLFISSSFPLFRDEFWVRAVRWASVGVAAILLVPVLLLPTPDLLGSGYGYLAYQVSLLVLLGSAALGVCIVWQSFRRTVDASARSATRISLLGLVVSVLPLFGLYLIPRFLMGRAVVSAEISLLFLTVLPLYHGFAITRRRFYGLETVLPPVSAAVISGLVFVSTMLCCVWVTRLAWPGGGESAIMGGMVLGAVLLAVMNVPVISGSRRLVHHAFYGQAYDFQSVVSEMSRDLTQAVGRDELGAVVVQTLCRRMNLAGAMLLSTRKDGGHLALEASAGWANPVLDAGAGLDMDGALARSLVDHGSPQRREGLQQRLQGVALDPVERQLLDDERLALWAPVVVKGALRGVVVLGQKLKDALFSREDLEIAATLAGQIGVSMENADLYDHLRAEMRKLQEMQDQLVQAEKLSAVGELVSGVAHELNNPLTAVIGYAELLRSELADEQTRKDVENILRSAERSRRIVRNLLTFARRQRTERRMVDVNEIIRQTIEIQAYQLRVDNITVETQLEPDLPFTAADSSQLQQVFLNVIMNAHQAIRSIRDRGKITVTSRLARPDVIRISIEDDGPGVAPEIAGRIFDPFFTTKEVGVGTGLGLSICYGIVSGHGGRIWVDSPPGGGATFIIELPVQKVVASVDKPAEPPPEIYAGTRVLVVEDEVAVAAVLHRLLTKKGCQVESVGSAVEALQRLESGRYDVIISDIRMPGMSGIALWEQLRTERPEQASKVIFVTGDMASVDTSEFLRSAGQPVLPKPFGADELARAMADIQVKRG
- a CDS encoding transcriptional regulator, encoding MDWYRFDLHVHTPASECYRQAEVSYLDILRKAEEKRLDILAIADHNTVRGYAELLSEIRDLELLESLDRLQGPERDHLQEYRRLMRKILVLPGVEFTATFGFHILGIFSRETTVRDLEHLLLNMGVPSARLDEGTGEVGATVDVLTAYRMLREAGGIVIAAHANSTHGVALQGLNFGGQTKIAFTQDRNLHALEVTDLESGRRHRTAEFFDGSRPEYPRRMHIVQGSDAHRLDDDPTDRSQFGVGGRAMEVLLPEVSFEALKQVFESEDFARMRPYRAAREPFDYVQAAREAGPSIVQSFHESMSRRGGRLHAILRDVVAFANTNGGTTYVGVSGRPSAPVKGVDRVEEAMATLKADIQRRITPSLEVAITPMKTKGKTVLRVSVPNGPSKPYTLEGSKIYVRQETETSLAVRDEIVQIISRQSGEAQGGDDSGNGSGAREAASFRVAPPRTGVEVVSTEERKGIRYHALRDLRNRSVVRDVTKESARRLWRYAIKEHEKASRQQPPVKWEGDLGLWKSYKRGNRTKYNLTQLDESGATHYYYGVTEEGLHGEWKGLVGSNGASPAEETAPVE